A single region of the Chrysoperla carnea chromosome 5, inChrCarn1.1, whole genome shotgun sequence genome encodes:
- the LOC123299660 gene encoding neurogenic locus notch homolog protein 1, giving the protein MRVIYCVLFIIGYCHYTKAISTLGCGGSTCGVNARCTLNHKGEGRPVCSCLPKHIGDPLFQCTPVECVDNDDCPDHLTCSVNNKCVNPCENACGYGAHCEVSHHLPVCSCPPGFTGNPGSRCSPAIPPDPCSPNPCGINAECSNRNGAPLCKCLPDFYGSPLTGCRRECTSDVECGSTQNCVNFHCKNACDQCGKGAICQNVANHRPLCVCPENYKGNPFEICLPECTSHGECPGHKPACYYNKCTNPCENACGVGANCELRGLTPVCSCPRDMTGDPFVQCRPFEKRDLCDPNPCGANAKCTPGYDRSGQDRPVCTCLPGYLGNGVTGCIRGECEVDEQCPDNRACNNNQCTDPCIGECGSGAQCSARRHLAVCTCPPDTTGDSLKHCYTKTRSLNYGRSYNYPSYGRYYRYRR; this is encoded by the exons ATGAGGGTCATTTATTGTGTATTGTTTATAATTGGATATTGTCATTACACTAAAG CTATATCAACTTTAGGTTGTGGTGGCAGTACATGTGGTGTAAATGCTCGATGTACATTAAATCATAAAGGCGAGGGCCGTCCTGTATGTTCGTGTTTACCAAAACATATTGGTGATCCATTGTTCCAGTGTACACCAGTTGAATGCGTTG ataatgaCGATTGTCCGGATCATTTAACCTGCAGTGTGAATAATAAATGTGTAAATCCTTGTGAAAATGCTTGCGGTTATGGTGCTCATTGCGAAGTAAGTCATCATTTACCAGTGTGCTCATGTCCACCAGGTTTTACTGGTAATCCAGGATCCAGATGTTCACCAGCTATCCCAC ctgATCCATGTTCACCCAACCCATGCGGAATCAATGCTGAATGTTCTAATCGTAATGGCGCTCCATTATGTAAATGTTTACCCGACTTTTATGGATCACCTTTGACTGGATGTCGTCGTGAATGTACAAGCGATGTCGAATGTGGTTCAACTCAAAATTGTGTCAATTTCCACTGCAAGAACGCCTGTGACCAATGCGGCAAAGGTGCTATTTGTCAAAATGTTGCTAATCATCGCCCTCTTTGCGTTTGCCCAGAg AATTATAAGGGAAATCCTTTCGAAATTTGTTTACCTGAATGTACTTCACACGGAGAATGTCCTGGCCACAAACCTGCTTGTTACTACAATAAATGTACAAATCCTTGCGAAAATGCTTGCGGTGTTGGAGCAAATTGTGAACTCCGTGGATTAACTCCAGTATGTTCCTGCCCACGTGATATGACTGGAGATCCATTCGTACAATGTCGTCCATTCGAAAAAC GTGATTTATGTGATCCAAATCCATGTGGAGCCAACGCAAAATGTACTCCAGGATACGATCGTAGTGGTCAAGATCGTCCAGTTTGTACATGTTTGCCAGGATATTTAGGTAACGGTGTTACTGGATGTATTCGTGGTGAATGCGAAGTTGATGAACAATGTCCCGATAACCGGGCTTGTAATAACAACCAATGTACGGATCCTTGTATTGGAGAATGTGGTAGTGGTGCTCAATGTTCTGCAAGACGTCATCTTGCTGTTTGTACATGCCCACCAGATACTACTGGCGATTCCTTAAAACATTGTTACACTAAGACCAGAAGTTTAAATTATGGACGTAGTTATAATTATCCTAGTTACGGTAGATACTATCGGTATCGTAGATAA
- the LOC123299696 gene encoding protein suppressor of forked gives MTEEKLEIDWGDDKLLRVQRQTEKNQYDLEAWSILLRAAQTRQVSQVRPLYEKVVTVFPGAARYWKIYIEHEMKSRNFEKVEKLFQRCLMKILNIDLWKLYLSYVKDTKAALPNYKEKMAQAYDFALEKIGMDVHSYSIWNDYVNFLKAVEAVGSYAENQKISAVRKVYQRGIINPMSGMEQFWKDYIAFEQAINPIIAEKMSMERGRDYMNARRVSKELEVHTRGLNRNAPSVPPTGSAEELKQVELWEKFIAWERSNPLRSEDTALVTRRAMFATEQCLLCLGHHAAIWHQAAHFLELSCRVLTEKGDVNAAKLFSDEAANIYERATNTLLSKNMLLYFAHADYEEGRLKYDKVHQIYQKYLDMPDVDPTLAYVQYMKFTRRAEGIKSARTVFKRAREDSRSKYHVFVAAALMEYYCSKDKNIAFRIFELGLKKFGDNPDYVLCYIDYLSHLNEDNNTRVLFERVLSSGSLEPEKSVDIWNRFLEFESNIGDLASIVKVEKRRSAVLEKIKEFAGKETAQLVDRYKFLDLYPCSSTELRSIGYTDVINITKHTNFMGNILEEEPTLPKPDVSQMIPYKPKNKALPGEHPVPGGTFPFPPSVAHLCTLLPPPSCFTGPFVAVDLLIDVFNRIQLPDLPPAPTTENGCDTKLFELAKSVHWIVDSTTDNTGAKRPRLSQGGGDNSDGEDKPPPPVHDVYRLRQKHRLMH, from the exons ATGACGGAAGAAAAACTTGAAATT gaTTGGGGTGATGATAAATTACTGCGTGTTCAAAGACAAACGGAGAAAAACCAATATGATTTGGAAGCTTGGTCAATTCTACTACGTGCCGCTCAAACTCGACAAGTTTCCCAAGTTCGACCACTTTACGAAAAAGTAGTAACAGTTTTCCCTGGAGCCGCTCGATACtggaaaatttatatagaaCATGAG atgaaatcacggaattttgaaaaagttgaaaag CTATTTCAGAGATGTTTGATGAAGATTTTGAATATAGATCTATGGAAATTATACTTAAGTTATGTTAAAGATACTAAAGCTGCATTACCAAATTATAA agaaaaaatggCTCAAGCATACGATTTTGCGCTAGAAAAAATTGGCATGGATGTACATTCATACAGCATATGGAATGATtatgtaaactttttaaaagctGTTGAGGCTGTTGGATCATATGCCGAAAATCAGAAAATTAGTGCTGTTCGAAAAGTATATCAGCGTGGAATTATTAATCCAATGTCAGGGATGGAACAATTCTGGAAAGATTATATTGCATTCGAACAAGCTATAAATCCGATAATTGCTGAGAAAATGTCTATGGAACGTGGCAGAGATTACATGAACGCGAGACGAGTATCCAAAGAATTAGAGGTCCATACAAGGGGATTGAATCGGAACGCTCCAAGTGTTCCTCCAACTGGAAGTGCCGAAGAATTAAaacaa GTTGAATTATGGGAAAAATTTATAGCGTGGGAGCGTAGTAATCCATTACGTAGTGAAGATACAGCGTTAGTTACACGTCGTGCAATGTTTGCTACCGAACAATGTCTTTTATGTCTAGGCCATCATGCAGCAATTTGGCATCAAGCTGCACATTTTTTGGAACTTAGTTGTAGAGTTCTAACAGAAAAAGGCGACGTAAATGCAGCAAAATTATTTAGCGATGAAGCAGCAAATATTTACGAAAGAGCAACAAATACGTTACTAAGTAAAAATATGCTTTTGTACTTCGCTCATGCGGATTATGAAGAAGGGCGTTTAAAGTATGATAAAGTGcatcaaatttatcaaaaatatttggatATGCCCGATGTTGATCCAACTTTAGCTTATGTACAGTATATGAAATTTACACGACGTGCAGAAGGTATCAAATCTGCGCGAACAGTTTTTAAACGTGCTCGCGAAGATAGTCGAAGTAAATATCATGTATTTGTTGCTGCTGCACTCATGGAATATTATTGTTCCAAGgataaaaatattgcatttagAATTTTTGAATTGGGTCTCAAAAAATTTGGAGATAATCCAGATTATGTCTTAtgttatattgattatttatcgCATTTAAATG agGATAATAATACTCGGGTACTTTTTGAACGGGTTTTATCTTCGGGAAGTTTAGAACCTGAAAAATCAGT ggATATTTGGAATCGATTTTTAGAATTTGAATCAAATATTGGTGATTTAGCTAGTATTGTTAAAGTTGAAAAACGACGCAGTGCAGTCTTAGaaaag ataaaAGAATTTGCTGGTAAAGAAACTGCTCAATTAGTTGatcgatacaaatttttagacCTTTATCCATGTTCATCTACGGAATTACGTAGTATCGGTTACACAGATgtgataaatataacaaaacatacaaattttatgggtaatatatTGGAAGAAGAACCAACATTACCAAAACCTGATGTCTCACAAATGATTCCATATAAACCAAAGAATAAAGCATTACCGGGTGAACATCCGGTACCGGGTGGTACATTCCCATTTCCGCCATCAGTTGCTCATTTATGTACTTTATTACCACCTCCTTCATGTTTCACTGGACCATTTGTGGCTGTTGATTTGTTAATTGATGTCTTTAATCGCATTCAACTACCAGATTTAC CGCCAGCGCCAACAACAGAGAATGGATgtgatacaaaattatttgaattagcAAAATCAGTACATTGGATTGTGGATTCTACAACAGATAATACAGGAGCAAAAAGACCTCGACTTTCACAAGGTGGTGGGGATAACAGCGATGGGGAAGATAAACCACCACCTCCTGTACATGATGTATACCGATTACGACAAAAACATAGattaatgcattaa
- the LOC123300613 gene encoding 28S ribosomal protein S10, mitochondrial — MNFSLTKLIQNAGKFMYPKISSTMLYSTSAPATSVSPAPVSIPTVAAPDKLYSTIELEMRGHDPAVLKSYAWYLAQAAQLLNIPVGKNYALRKADKDRYTLLKSVHIYKKHRVQYEIRTYFRFLHLHRLTGSTADTYLEYIERNLPEGVSLKVTKVEIQPLPEHLEIVEKTV, encoded by the exons atgaatttttcattaaCG aaattgatCCAAAATGCTGGAAAATTTATGTACCCAAAAATATCGTCCACAATGTTGTATTCAACGTCGGCACCTGCAACGTCTGTTTCTCCAGCTCCCGTTTCAATTCCAACAGTGGCTGCCCCCGATAAATTATATAGCACTATTGAACTAGAAATGCGAGGGCATGACCCGGCAGTATTAAAAagttatgcatggtatttagCACAAGCTGcccaattattaaatataccaGTGGGTAAAAATTACGCTTTACGTAAGGCTGATAAAGATCGATATACATTACTAAAATcagtacatatttataaaaagcatCGTGTACAGTATGAAATTCGaacatattttcgatttttacatttacatcgATTAACTGGTTCAACAGCGGATACATATTTAGAATACATTGAACGAAATTTACCAGAAGGTGTTAGTTTAAAAGTTACAAAG gTGGAGATACAGCCATTACCAGAACATTtagaaattgtagaaaaaacggtttaa
- the LOC123299757 gene encoding ubiquitin-conjugating enzyme E2 L3: MAATRRLQKELGDIRNSGLKSFRDIHVDETNILTWQGLIVPDNPPYNKGAFKIEINFPAEYPFKPPKINFKTKIYHPNIDEKGQVCLPILSAENWKPATKTDQVIQALVALVNDPEPEHPLRADLAEEFLKDRKKFSKNAEEFTKKYSEKRPPGSD; the protein is encoded by the exons atggctGCAACACGAAGATTGCAaaag gaaCTTGGAGATATCAGAAATTCTGGTTTAAAATCATTTAGGGATATACATGTCgatgaaacaaatattttaacatggCAAGGTTTGATTGTTCCC gACAATCCACCGTACAACAAAGGTgcctttaaaattgaaataaacttcCCAGCCGAATATCCATTTAAACCCccaaagataaattttaaaactaaaatttatcatCCAAATATAGATGAAAAAGGTCAAGTATGTTTACCAATACTTAGCGCTGAAAATTGGAAACCAGCAACTAAAACTGATCAAG taaTTCAAGCTTTGGTAGCATTAGTAAATGATCCAGAACCGGAACATCCATTAAGAgccgatttagctgaagaatttttaaaagatcgaaaaaaattttctaaaaatgctgaagaatttacaaaaaaatatagtgaAAAACGACCTCCTGGATCTGATtag